The following proteins are co-located in the Colius striatus isolate bColStr4 chromosome 6, bColStr4.1.hap1, whole genome shotgun sequence genome:
- the PLEKHD1 gene encoding pleckstrin homology domain-containing family D member 1 produces MFASKSSSVSPSPSMEQAEPDALDISTKVQLYGVLWKRPFGRHSAKWSRRFFIIKESFLLYYAESEKKSFESNKYFNIHPKGVIPLGGCIVEPKEEPNMPYAIKISHEDFHGNIVLAAESEFEQAQWLEMLQESGKVTWKNAQLGEAMIESLEAQGLQLAKEKQEYLDKLMEETEELCLQREQKEELERLNQVLEAEKQRFEEVVRELRLEQEQIRRELELTARSLRGVEEEKKELRSLTQTLQKTLEELSLEKQQMLEMLEENESQLPLPASPSEEQSPVWGLQCSLRQIEEKMQQLLKEKLLAEKRMKENEERSRALEEEREFYSAQAQALQNSLSELTAEKQQTETDLKAEVKMRMELEKRLREAEEALQSLEQGLNSLDFNKEKEKKMKADVSHLRRFFEECIRTAELEAKMPVIMKNSVYLHRAATRRIKSCRFHRRRASASCNDMKQSQSFIFSHAEAENMEELKETAKRLSRDHHFRKTLYQIMRSQKDSASGGAK; encoded by the exons ATGTTTGCTTCCAAATCCAGCTCCGTGTCCCCCTCCCCGTCCATGGAGCAGGCAGAGCCGGACGCTCTGGACATCAGCACCAAGGTGCAGCTGTATGGCGTGCTCTGGAAGAGACCCTTCGGCAGGCACTCAGCCAAATGGTCCAGGAG GTTCTTCATCATTAAGGAAAGTTTCCTGCTCTACTATGCTGAGAGTGAGAAGAAGAGCTTTGAAAGCAACAAGTACTTCAATATCCACCCCAAG GGTGTCATACCCCTGGGAGGCTGCATCGTGGAGCCCAAGGAAGAGCCCAACATGCCTTATGCCATAAAGATCTCTCATGAAGACTTCCAT GGTAACATTGTTCTAGCAGCTGAATCAGAGTTTGAGCAGGCTCAGTGGCTGGAGATGCTACAGGAGTCTGGAAAAGT GACTTGGAAGAATGCTCAGCTGGGAGAAGCCATGATCGAGAGCCTGGAAGCCCAAGGACTGCAGCTAGCCAAGGAGAAACAAGAGTATTTAG aTAAGCTAatggaagagacagaagagtTGTGTCTGCAGAGGGAGCAAAAAGAG gagctggagcGGCTGAACCAGGTGCTGGAAGCGGAGAAGCAGCGGTTTGAGGAGGTGGTGCGGGAGCTGcggctggagcaggagcagatCAGGCG GGAGCTAGAGCTCACAGCCCGCTCTCTTAGAGGagtggaggaagaaaagaaagagctgcGAAGCCTGACACAGACCTTACAGAAAACCCTGGAG GAGCTCTCcctggaaaagcagcaaatgcTGGAGATGCTGGAAGAAAACGAGAGCCAGCTCCCGCTTCCAGCCAGCCCCAGCGAGGAGCAGAGCCCCGTCTGGGGACTGCAGTGCAGCCTGAGACAGATTGAAGAGAAGATGCAGCAACTTCTgaaggagaaactcctggcaGAGAAGAG GATGAAGGAGAACGAGGAGCGGTCCCGCGCGCTGGAGGAGGAGCGCGAGTTCTACTCTGCCCAGGCGCAGGCGCTGCAGAACTCGCTCTCGGAGCTCACGGCCGAGAAGCAGCAGACGGAGACAGACCTCAAG gcTGAGGTGAAGATGCGCAtggagctggagaagaggctgagagaggcTGAAGAAGCGTTGCAGAGCTTGGAGCAAGGCTTGAATTCCCTGGATTTCaacaaggagaaagagaagaagatgAAAGCAGATGTCAGTCACTTGAGAA GGTTCTTTGAGGAGTGCATCCGCACGGCAGAGCTGGAGGCCAAGATGCCAGTGATCATGAAGAACTCGGTGTACCTCCACAGGGCTGCCACTCGGCGCATCAAGAGCTGCCGCTTCCACCGCCGCCGCGCCAGCGCCTCCTGCAACGACA TGAAGCAGTCCCAGTCCTTCATCTTCTCGCATGCAGAAGCTGAAAACATGGAGGAGCTGAAGGAAACGGCCAAAAGACTAAGCCGGGACCATCACTTCAGGAAAACTCTCTATCAAATCATGAGGTCGCAGAAGGATTCCGCTTCAGGGGGTGCCAAGTGA
- the CCDC177 gene encoding coiled-coil domain-containing protein 177, translating to MVEPPAEPPPQPCPAPGGAVGGAEPGRPGEQSPLLHLDLYNFDCAAAEGSRYVLTSPRSLEACARCAVRPVELLPRALADLLREAPGRSMRVAAGLYEAYERERRRKLQQCREERERIVREEKRRILAPPPASPAARGAPRAPAAPRPRGEGRAAGAKAKSHSLDSLQKRREGSWGKTSSESGASSSYSGESLRERGGRAGGRARRGAAIAAANGALLGRSFSLGDLSHSPQTAQRVERIVREVRRRKGLSEVPERDRKIAALMLAKHQEASLLREQRQAAHRQWDSQRRLARQRKEQEEREKQRALLQGQRAWESQVEKRRGRLSREQEEAALLKQRQRVACEERWREQAEKQERLRRERLERAAQEDRQKKLHQEHNLKAKEEGKREHREREEQLLQEKLSTAAQKRLKKEVQQQKEKKLLNQAEKLKHEALLKELAKQEAEEKKMLKASLEMSLTKAQENYEQLVEKRNQELREKARREDMQIQRAKLAAEKKEREQKEHLEALARETERKLQHAAQVAEEAVQEKARRVVLSRLEKEKVQKMNKQKVEEYEDLRRRELLLSIERKLERSEQIFKEKKSVLENARSVARASFHVRERVREETNTRSFDKMALEAELHAQLSKK from the coding sequence ATGGTGGAGCCGCCGGCCGAGCCGCCGCCGCAGCCGTGCCCGGCGCCCGGAGGGGCGGTGGGGGGAGCGGAGCCGGGCCGTCCCGGGGAGCAGTCGCCGCTGCTGCACCTGGACCTGTACAACTTCGACTGCGCGGCGGCGGAGGGCAGCCGGTACGTGCTGACCAGCCCGCGGTCGCTGGAGGCCTGCGCCCGCTGCGCCGTGCGGCCGGTGGAGCTGCTGCCGCGGGCCCTGGCCGACCTGCTGCGCGAGGCGCCCGGCCGCTCCATGCGCGTGGCCGCCGGCCTGTACGAGGCCTACGAGCGGGAGCGGCGGCGCAAGCTGCAGCAGTGCCGCGAGGAGCGCGAGAGGATCGTCCGCGAGGAGAAGAGGCGGATCCTGGCTCCCCCGCCGGCCTCGCCCGCCGCCCGCGGCGCCCCCCGggcccccgccgcgccccggccccgcggcgaGGGGAGGGCTGCGGGGGCCAAGGCCAAGAGCCACTCGCTGGACTCGCTGCAGAAGCGGCGCGAGGGCAGCTGGGGCAAGACCTCGTCCGAGTCCGGGGCCTCGTCGTCCTACAGCGGGGAGAGCCTGCGGGAGCGCGGCGGCCGGGCgggcggccgggcccggcgcggAGCGGCCATCGCCGCCGCCAACGGCGCGCTGCTGGGGCGCAGCTTCAGCCTGGGGGACCTCAGCCACTCGCCGCAGACGGCGCAGCGGGTGGAGCGGATCGTGAgggaggtgaggaggaggaaggggctgtcgGAGGTGCCCGAGCGGGACAGGAAGATCGCGGCGCTGATGCTCGCCAAGCACCAGGAGGCCAGCTTGCTGCGGGAGCAGCGGCAGGCGGCGCACCGGCAGTGGGACAGCCAGCGGCGCCTGGCCCGGCAGCgcaaggagcaggaggagagggagaagcagagggCCCTGCTGCAGGGTCAGCGCGCGTGGGAGAGCCAGGTGGAGAAGCGCCGGGGCAGGCTGAGccgggagcaggaggaggccgCCCTGCTGAAGCAGAGGCAGCGTGTGGCCTGCGAGGAGAGGTGGCGGGAGCAGGCGGAGAAGCAGGAGCGGCTGCGGAGGGAGAGGCTGGAGAGGGCCGCCCAGGAGGACAGGCAGAAGAAGCTCCACCAAGAGCACAACCTGAAGGCGAAGGAGGAGGGCAAGAGGGAGCACCGGGAGCGAGAGGAGCAGCTCCTGCAAGAGAAGCTGTCCACGGCCGCGCAGAAGAGGCTGAAGAAGgaggtgcagcagcagaaggagaagaaactgCTCAACCAagcagagaagctgaagcaCGAGGCCTTGCTCAAGGAGTTGGCCAAGCAGGAGgcggaagagaagaaaatgctgaaggCTTCCCTGGAGATGAGTTTGACAAAGGCTCAGGAGAACTACGAGCAGCTAGTGGAGAAGAGGAACCAGGAGCTCAGGGAGAAAGCCAGGCGGGAGGACATGCAGATCCAGAGGGCCAAGCTGGcagcagagaagaaggaaagagagcaGAAGGAGCACTTGGAGGCCCTGGCCAGAGAGACCGAGAGAAAGCTGCAGCACGCTGCCCAGGTGGCCGAGGAGGCTGTGCAAGAAAAAGCCCGCAGAGTGGTTCTGAGCCggctggagaaggagaaggtgcAGAAGATGAACAAGCAGAAGGTGGAGGAGTACGAGGACTTGCGgcgcagggagctgctgctgtcgATAgagagaaagctggagaggagcGAGCAGATCTTCAAGGAGAAGAAGAGTGTGCTGGAGAACGCCAGGTCTGTGGCTCGGGCGTCCTTCCACGTGCGGGAGAGGGTGCGGGAGGAGACAAACACGCGCAGCTTCGACAAGATGGCCTTGGAGGCAGAACTGCACGCCCAGCTCAGCAAGAAATGA
- the SLC39A9 gene encoding zinc transporter ZIP9: MDDFPSICLLSLAMLVACYVAGIIPLAVNFSEEKLKLVTVLGAGLLCGTALAVIVPEGVHALYEDILEGKHHPASEMQRVAQSEQVAEIPAVHEHGHDHTRLHAYIGVSLVLGFVFMLLVDQIGSSHVHSTDDPEAARSGNSKITTTLGLVVHAAADGVALGAAASTSQTSVQLIVFVAIMLHKAPAAFGLVSFLMHAGLERNRIRKHLLVFALAAPVMSMVTYLGLSKSSKEALSEVNATGVAMLFSAGTFLYVATVHVLPEVGGIAHSHKPESSGGKGLSRLEVAALVLGCLIPLVLSIGHHH; this comes from the exons ATGGATGACTTCCCCTCCATCTGCCTGCTGTCCCTGGCCATGCTGGTCGCCTGCTATGTGGCAGGAATTATCCCCCTGGCAGTTAATTTTTCCGAG GAGAAGCTAAAGCTCGTGACTGTTCTGggtgctgggctgctctgtggaACTGCTTTGGCTGTCATTGTGCCGGAAGGAGTACATGCACTTTATGAAGACATTTTGGAGG GGAAGCATCACCCCGCAAGCGAGATGCAGCGCGTGGCTCAGTCCGAGCAGGTGGCGGAAATCCCGGCTGTGCACGAGCATGGCCACGACCACACCAGGCTGCACGCCTACATTGGGGTGTCCCTTGTCCTTGGCTTTGTCTTCATGCTCTTGGTGGATCAGATTGGCAGCTCTCACGTGCACTCTACAGATG ATCCAGAAGCTGCAAGATCGGGGAACTCCAAAATCACCACAACACTGGGACTAGTAGTCCATGCTGCAG CTGATGGTGTTGCATTGGGTGCAGCAGCTTCTACTTCCCAGACTAGTGTCCAGTTGATAGTGTTTGTGGCGATTATGTTGCATAAG GCACCAGCTGCCTTTGGCCTGGTTTCCTTCCTGATGCACGCTGGGCTGGAGCGGAATCGGATCCGAAAACACTTGCTGGTCTTTGCATTGGCAGCGCCTGTTATGTCAATGGTGACATACTTGGGGCTAAGCAAG AGCAGCAAAGAAGCCCTGTCAGAAGTCAACGCCACCGGAGTTGCTATGCTGTTTTCTGCTGGGACTTTTCTTTATGTTGCCACAGTTCATGTCCTCCCAGAAGTAGGAGGAATTGCTCATAGCCACAAACCTGAATCATCTGGAGGAAAAGGACTCAGTCGTCTGGAGGTGGCAGCCCTAGTATTAGGATGCCTTATCCCTCTAGTTTTGTCTATTGGACACCATCACTAA